The DNA window CATTACAAGTCACATTAATCAAAATAATAAACAGTAAATCGCCTTAAATGCTAATTTTATCTCACCTGACTTCAGCACAGATGTTTTTACATAGCATagctaacatatatatatatctgttcTAATTAAAATAGCTCAATGAAACGCTGAATGGCTGTATCACCTGGTACACAGTTTTTGAAGCTCGCTTTACTGTCACTTGCAACTGCAACAATGCATCTTCGACACGCATACCACGCACCAGTGCAGCAACCAAGTTGACCTTCTTAGGGCTCTGAGAGTAACAAATGAGTGAGCTAAAATCAATAAAGGTACGTCAATACTAAGGGGGAGAATATGGAATAACATGAAGTATAGAGCAGTAATTTATGCAACCCGAGATCATTCATCCAAGATACAATTCCAATTGTTAGGACAATTAGCATCCAAGATGAATGGAACCGGAATACACGTCCGTTTCAACTGCAAGCCTCCTCTTGTCACAAATAAGCTCTGCAAGACTACTGTTTTCAGTACTGTCTTTCCCTAAATGCATCACACACACCCACATAATCAGCAAAATGACTAGTGTAAAGGAATTGTTCAAACCCCGGCCCTCTCTCCGCCATTAGTTGTCCAATCTAAGGTAAATTTGGTAGAACACACAGATCAAAACCCTAATATTGAATTTGACTATTGGATAGCAAAGGAACATTAGAATTCAGAAAATGTGCTTCATGGCCGGAGATGCTTAAAAATCTGAATCCGAACAAAGCATAGAATCCATTACAAAGTCTTAAAACGACACAATAAGAGTGCAATTCAATACCTGCTTTATTCCCTTTAAGATAGCTTGAACTTTAGCAGGTTTAGTGAGTGATTTCTGCTTGTGCTCCTCATTCGTTGCAGTATTTGATGCCAAAACAGGAGTCAATGGAGATGGAAGAGGTGTTTCCTCTGCTCTCAAGTTCTTTGAACTCGAAATTCCCTGTCAAAACAAAACTCAGCACAAATATTGACAATGAAGAGGAAAACACAACAGTGATAGAGatgaaaacacaaatatatatagatatatatacatatatataaatttgagAATTACCAACTGCTGAAAATATTGATGAAGGGGCCTTGAAATGGTTGGAGAAGATGGTTTGCAAAGAGTTTGGAAATAAGGCAAGAGACCTGTAACATTAAGATTCTGACTATTCAACAATTTCCAAAACACCAAGTGAGAAAATTGGAGATTTCGAAGAGCTACTGACCCTCTAAacgagaagaggaagaagaagagaaattgGCTAGAGGGTTGTAACTACATTCAACCCTTTTTCCAATTTGACGGATAGCTGATTGCAGATGCCTCTGCCAAGCCGCCATGGCTGCAACAGAGAATTGCTTCCTACCTGCAAAAAATGGAGGAAAATACAGACATTTGTTAGTGGATATGGGCATTTGGGGGAGAATCGGAGGTTGGGATATATAAAATTTGAGTTCTTTGTGCGCCACCACCGACCTCAGCCTCGTTTCAACCGCGACGGCCACCGCAAAGTCTCAAAGTGTgaagagtttcaaagctcagtTGCCGCTGCAAACCTAAATAACAGACCCATTTCACCGTTTTTTTTTTAGGCTAAAGCCGAAgcttataggaaaaaataaaataattaaataaaatatgaaaaattttatttgaacctatGTAACATATTTTTCCACACCCAACTTACTTTTTTCacctatattattttttattaaagaattaatctctctttaaacccaaatttattacctaaactaccATCTCAAACCCAATCAAAATGTTAAGTTAT is part of the Malus domestica chromosome 12, GDT2T_hap1 genome and encodes:
- the LOC108174931 gene encoding uncharacterized protein, with the translated sequence MAAWQRHLQSAIRQIGKRVECSYNPLANFSSSSSSRLEGLLPYFQTLCKPSSPTISRPLHQYFQQLGISSSKNLRAEETPLPSPLTPVLASNTATNEEHKQKSLTKPAKVQAILKGIKQSPKKVNLVAALVRGMRVEDALLQLQVTVKRASKTVYQVIHSARANATHNHGLDPDRLLVAEAFVGKGFFKKRLSYHAKGKCGVKVRPECRLTVVVREITPDEEAEIAKLKVKNFIKMTKRERKLVPHQLIETTPIWGRKGRSRDSERNGEAS